A genomic region of Dactylococcopsis salina PCC 8305 contains the following coding sequences:
- a CDS encoding alpha-amylase family glycosyl hydrolase — MESCRRGVFISILGVSVSLLVLFLVAVVFWSFLSLTRGNAVAGELSSPLASNQMETQSKSIGNLENDVLYYIVVDRFLDADSRNNIPEFAFAEETSDSEKQVYNRMNQLLLRHTYDPTHRHMGMYWGGDLEGVIQRLDYLQDLGVTKLVLSPIQDNSNGLFYHPDIKTYLYRNKTEEVNDDFYSHVSTPYHGYWTKDWFEIDEHFRSPDDEGFDRYRVFRRLLNEAGKRGIGIILDLTMNQTAPGHISTEPPNLGTGGFLFGESWFADNGDVYRHGKRVATHWDPKTGERDPQGWFHEPKIIWDFDTASKELIEEGQISGGMPDLNQDAPPVKQYLFDAAKFWLTFNQDQYPIAGFRLDAVKHINERFWQEFEAFVLSINPDAVLLGEYFGGGYRAEKSIDFLRKTDNITQYDFNLSEAARRFFARDRGWDGRTYILRETTLGRKGNYYNYDAISRFFHWIFNPAQTLEIPTASLDAIPNEEAKGWVSFVENHDKPRLKTYYPEISDQGYESLIEFQFMARGVPLIMYGAETALGIPYHPEHEGLFGAGGDPFNRPMMIWPGSQGWKEEIYQATKRMAHLRQDYPVLRYGDTRYLLPNGASQKEDIFMLREADETSARLLYAYSTAGGEFLLSFEEEGVKQCRVVDTDQNLELVDGMLPVKLQPEEAKVFVLR; from the coding sequence ATGGAAAGTTGTCGAAGAGGAGTTTTTATCTCCATTTTGGGAGTTTCAGTGTCGTTACTGGTTTTATTTCTAGTCGCAGTCGTCTTCTGGTCATTCCTATCTCTCACAAGAGGGAATGCTGTCGCTGGTGAGTTATCATCTCCCCTAGCATCAAATCAGATGGAAACTCAGTCGAAGAGTATCGGTAATTTAGAAAATGATGTCCTTTATTACATTGTGGTCGATCGATTTTTGGATGCTGATTCAAGAAATAATATTCCCGAGTTTGCGTTTGCGGAAGAGACTTCCGACTCGGAAAAACAGGTTTACAACCGCATGAATCAACTCTTACTTCGACATACTTACGATCCCACTCATCGCCACATGGGAATGTATTGGGGAGGAGATTTAGAAGGGGTGATTCAAAGATTAGATTACTTACAAGATTTAGGAGTAACTAAACTGGTTCTTTCTCCCATTCAAGATAATTCTAACGGCTTGTTTTATCATCCTGACATTAAAACCTACCTTTATCGCAATAAAACAGAAGAGGTGAACGATGATTTTTATAGTCATGTTTCCACTCCCTATCATGGCTATTGGACAAAAGATTGGTTTGAGATTGATGAGCATTTTCGCTCACCCGATGATGAAGGCTTCGATCGCTATCGAGTGTTTCGCAGATTACTAAATGAAGCAGGTAAGCGCGGTATTGGGATCATCTTAGATTTAACCATGAATCAAACCGCACCCGGACACATTTCCACAGAACCGCCAAATTTAGGAACAGGTGGCTTCTTATTTGGAGAGTCTTGGTTTGCGGATAATGGCGATGTCTATCGTCACGGAAAACGAGTGGCGACGCATTGGGACCCGAAAACAGGGGAACGTGATCCCCAAGGTTGGTTTCACGAACCGAAAATTATTTGGGATTTTGATACCGCTTCTAAGGAGTTAATTGAGGAGGGACAAATTAGCGGCGGAATGCCTGATTTAAACCAAGATGCGCCGCCAGTGAAACAGTATTTATTCGATGCGGCGAAGTTTTGGTTAACGTTTAATCAAGATCAATATCCCATTGCTGGTTTCCGTTTGGATGCGGTGAAACATATCAATGAACGCTTTTGGCAAGAGTTTGAAGCGTTTGTTCTCTCCATTAATCCTGATGCGGTGCTACTGGGAGAATATTTCGGCGGTGGTTATCGTGCTGAGAAAAGTATTGATTTTTTACGGAAAACTGACAACATCACTCAGTATGATTTTAATTTGAGTGAAGCAGCGCGACGGTTTTTTGCGCGCGATCGCGGTTGGGATGGACGCACTTATATTTTGCGAGAAACAACACTGGGACGGAAAGGAAATTATTACAACTATGATGCGATCAGTCGCTTTTTCCACTGGATATTTAATCCCGCGCAAACTCTAGAAATTCCCACCGCGTCTTTAGATGCGATTCCCAACGAAGAAGCGAAAGGTTGGGTGAGTTTTGTGGAAAACCATGATAAACCACGCTTAAAAACCTATTACCCTGAAATTTCTGATCAGGGTTATGAAAGTTTGATTGAGTTCCAGTTTATGGCGCGAGGCGTTCCTTTGATTATGTATGGCGCAGAAACCGCGCTAGGGATTCCCTATCATCCTGAACATGAGGGGTTATTTGGGGCTGGGGGTGATCCCTTTAATCGCCCGATGATGATTTGGCCCGGCAGTCAAGGTTGGAAAGAAGAGATTTATCAAGCAACGAAACGGATGGCCCATTTACGACAAGACTATCCCGTGCTGCGCTATGGAGACACTCGTTATTTGCTGCCAAACGGGGCGAGTCAGAAGGAAGATATCTTTATGTTGAGAGAAGCAGATGAAACCTCAGCACGGCTTCTCTATGCGTATTCCACCGCAGGAGGGGAGTTTTTACTTTCCTTTGAGGAGGAAGGGGTTAAACAGTGTCGAGTGGTGGATACAGATCAGAACTTAGAATTGGTGGATGGGATGCTACCCGTGAAGTTACAACCAGAAGAAGCGAAGGTGTTTGTTTTGCGTTAA
- the lepB gene encoding signal peptidase I: MPENNTENPWVEGVKTLALSAVLAFGVRTFVAEARYIPSESMLPTLKINDRLLIEKIGYRFTTPERGDIVVFSPTPALESQGYSDAFIKRVIGLPGETIEVRGGVVFVDGEALSEKYIADEADYDFGPATVPENQYLVLGDNRNNSYDSHYWGFLPRENIIGRAAVRFWPLDRVSLIDDPSYPTNP; this comes from the coding sequence ATGCCTGAAAATAATACAGAGAATCCCTGGGTGGAAGGAGTGAAAACCTTAGCCTTAAGTGCCGTTTTAGCGTTTGGTGTTCGGACATTTGTCGCCGAAGCACGTTATATTCCTTCGGAGTCGATGTTACCCACCTTAAAAATTAATGATCGTCTCTTGATTGAAAAAATTGGTTATCGCTTCACCACTCCAGAGAGAGGAGATATCGTTGTTTTTTCCCCAACTCCCGCTTTAGAAAGCCAAGGCTATTCTGATGCGTTTATTAAACGAGTGATTGGCTTACCCGGAGAAACGATAGAAGTCAGAGGAGGAGTGGTTTTTGTTGATGGTGAAGCACTTTCCGAGAAATATATCGCCGATGAAGCCGATTATGATTTTGGTCCGGCGACTGTTCCCGAAAATCAGTATTTAGTTTTGGGAGATAATCGCAATAATAGTTATGATTCCCATTATTGGGGATTTCTCCCCCGTGAAAACATTATTGGTCGCGCTGCGGTGCGGTTTTGGCCCCTCGATCGAGTTAGTCTCATTGACGATCCCTCCTATCCGACTAATCCCTAA
- a CDS encoding DUF2949 domain-containing protein: MMPTTYAKFLRFLKEELAISNDSIAIAQRYSQRNTDPLPMLLWQYGLITLEQLERIYDWLETV; the protein is encoded by the coding sequence ATGATGCCAACAACTTATGCCAAATTTCTACGGTTTTTAAAAGAAGAATTAGCCATTTCCAACGACTCGATCGCGATCGCGCAACGTTACTCCCAGCGTAACACCGACCCTTTGCCGATGTTACTGTGGCAATATGGTCTGATTACACTAGAACAACTGGAACGAATTTACGATTGGCTAGAAACCGTTTAA